Part of the Mycolicibacterium mageritense genome is shown below.
GCGAGCACCGCGATGCCGAACACCGGCAGCACCCACGCGATCCAGCGCCGCCAACGGGTTCGGATCAAGGTGCCCGAGACCGTGAGCGCCGACCAGTCCCGCACGAGCAGCGCCGCCGCCGCGGCCCCGACCAGCAATGCCTGGGCCCGGGTGTCGGTGCCGAAGTACACGCGGTTGAGCGACTCGGGATTCACCATGAGGATCGCCTCGGCGGCCGACGCGACGACACCGACGGTCGCGATCGCGAAGACCGTCATGCGCACCGCCCGCACCGAACGCCGGCGCATCAGCAGGATGGCGCCCACCAGCAGCAGCGGCCACAGCAGGTAGTACTGCTCTTCGACACCCAGGGACCAGGTGTGCTGCAGCGGTGACGGCGTCGCGCCCTGGGTGAAGTAGTCGGTCTGCTGGGCGACGAAGACCCAGTTGGCAATCCAGAAGAACGCGGCGACGGCGTCATCACGCAGCGACGCGACAGCTTCGGGCGGGAACAGGTCTCGCGCCGCGACCACCGCGAGTGTCATCACGATCATCGCGGGCAAGAGTCGGCGCGCCCTGCGGACCCAGAAGCTCTTGAGGTCGACGCGGTCGGTCCGGCTGAACTCGTCGAGCAACAGCGACGTGATGAGGAATCCGCTGAGCACGAAGAAGACGTCGACACCGATGAAACCGCCCGCCATGCCGGGCACCCCGGCGTGGCCGGCCAACACGAGCAGCACCGCAATGGCGCGGATGCCGTCGAGCGCAGGGATTTCGCGACGGGCAGGGATCGTCCGACGTCGAACGGCAGCGCCTGCCGCAGTCACGTCCATGCCCTCCCGTCTGGCGTTGAACGACAACACTATCTCCGGCGAGCAGACGCCAAAGTCCCCCGACACCGGCGTGTCGGGGGACTTTCGCGACTGTTCGCGCTATTTGGTGACGTGGCCTACTTCGTCAACGCGATGTATTTGGTGTCGAGGTACTCGTCGATGCCCTCGGTGCCGCCCTCGCGGCCGAAGCCGGACTCCTTGATGCCGCCGAACGGGGCCGCCGGATCGGAGATGACGCCGCGGTTGATCCCGACCATGCCGGACTCGATGGCCTCGGCCACCCGCAGGGCCCGATCCAGCGACTGCGTGAAAACGTAGGCAGCCAAGCCGTATTCGGTGTCGTTGGCGGCCTTGAGCCCCTCTTCCTCGGTGTCGAATCCGGTGATCGGCGCGACGGGCCCGAACACCTCCTCCTTGAGGATGCGGGCGTCGGCGGGCACATCGGTCAGCACGGTGGCCGGGTAGAAGTTGCCGGGACCACCCGGGGCGACGCCGCCGACCGCGACGGTCGCGCCGCGCGACACCGCGTCGGAAACCAGTTCGGTGACCGTGGCGACCTGATTGGAATTGATGAGCGGACCCAATGTGGACGACGGGTCGATGCCCTTGCCGAGCGTGAACTCGCTCATGCGCTTCACCAGCTTGTCGGTGAACTCCTCGCGAACACTGTTGGCGACGTGGAACCGGTTGGCCGCAGTGCAGGCCTCACCGCCGTTGCGCATCTTGGCCAGCACGGCGCCTTCCACCGCGGCGTCGACGTCGGCGTCGTCGAACACGATGAACGGCGCGTTGCCGCCCAACTCCATCGACGTGCGCAGCAGCTTGTCGGCCGACTGCTTGACCAGTGCCTTGCCGACACCTGTCGAGCCCGTGAAGGTCAGCTTCCGGAGCCGGCCGTCGTCGATGAGCGCGGTCGAGACACCGCGCGCATCGTTGGTCGGCAGCACCGACAGCACGCCCTTGGGCAGGCCGGCCTCGTCCATGAGCTTGGCCAGCAGCAGCATGGTCAGCGGGGTTTCCTGCGCGGGCTTGACGATCATGGTGCAACCCGCGGCAAACGCGGGCCCCATCTTGCGGGTGCCCATGGCGAGCGGGAAGTTCCACGGCGTGATGGCGTAACACGGGCCGACGGCCTGCTTGGTGACCAGGATGCGGCCCGTACCGGCCGGGCTGGTCTGGAAGCGGCCGTCGATGCGGACCGCCTCCTCGGCAAACCATCGGAAGAACTCGGCGCCGTACTTGACCTCGCCCTTGCTCTCGGCGAGCACCTTGCCCATCTCGAGCGTCATCAGCGCCGCGATGTCGTCGGCCCGTTCGGTGATCTTCTCGAACACCGAACGCAGGATCTCCCCGCGTTCTCGCGGTGGCGTCGCGGCCCAGTCGGCCTGTACGGCGCACGCCGCGTCGAGCGCGGCGGTCGCGTCGTCGGCCGTCGCGTTGGCGACGGACGCGAGCACATGGTCGTCACTGGGGTCGAGCACGTCGAACGTCGACGAGGCCGCGCGCTCCTCACCGCCGATCCACAGCCCGGTGGGCACGGATGAAATCAGGTCTTCAATGGCCATACATCCATCATGTACACCTTCGAACCGCGTGCCGCACTAAGGTCAACGGAATGAGTGCTGACATCTCCTCAACACCCGCATGGCAGGCCTTGTCGAAGCACTTCGACGATATCGGCGACAAGCATCTGACCGAACTTTTCGCCGAGGATCCCAAGCGCGGCACCGAGCTCACCCTGACCGTCGGCGACCTCTACATCGACTACAGCAAGCACCGTGTCACGCGGGAAACGCTGAAGCTGCTGACCGATCTGGCCCGTGCCGCCGGACTCGAACAGCGCCGCGACGCGATGTTCGCCGGTGAGCACATCAACACTTCCGAGGACCGCGCGGTCTTGCACACCGCGCTGCGGCTGCCTGCCGACGCGGAGTTGACGGTCGACGGGCAGGACGTCGTCGCCGACGTACACGACGTGCTGAACCGCATGGGCGATTTCACCGACCGGCTGCGCTCGGGTGAGTGGACCGGCGCGACCGGTGAACGCATCAAGACCGTCGTCAACATCGGTATCGGCGGTTCGGACCTGGGCCCGGTGATGGTGTACGACGCGTTGCGCCACTACGCCGACGCGGGCATCTCGGCGCGCTTCGTGTCCAACGTCGACCCGGCCGATCTCGTCGCAACCCTCGACGGACTCGATCCCGCCACAACGCTTTTCATCGTCGCGTCGAAGACGTTCTCCACCTTGGAGACGCTGACCAACGCCACCGCGGCGCGACGCTGGCTCACGGCCGCGCTCGGTGACGCCGCGGTGTCCAAGCACTTCGTGGCGGTGTCGACCAATAAGAAACTCGTCGACGACTTCGGCATCAACACCGACAACATGTTCGGCTTCTGGGACTGGGTCGGTGGCCGCTATTCGGTGGATTCGGCGATCGGCCTTGCCGTGATGGCCGTGATCGGCCGCGAACGGTTCGCCGAGTTCCTGGCCGGGTTCCATCTGGTCGACGAGCACTTCCGCACCGCCCCGCTCGAAGCCAACGCGCCGGCCCTGCTCGGCCTGATCGGGCTGTGGTACTCGGATTTCTTTGGCGCACAATCACGTGCGGTACTGCCCTACTCCAACGACCTGTCCCGGTTCGCGGCATACCTGCAGCAGTTGACCATGGAATCCAACGGCAAGTCGGTGCGCGCGGACGGCTCGCCGGTCGACGTCGACACCGGCGAGATCTTCTGGGGCGAACCCGGCACCAACGGCCAGCACGCGTTCTATCAGCTGCTGCACCAGGGGACTCGGCTGGTGCCCGCCGATTTCATCGGGTTCTCCCAGCCCACCGACGATCTGCCGACGGCTGACGGCACGGGCAGCATGCACGACCTGCTGATGAGCAACTTCTTCGCGCAGACGCAGGTGCTGGCCTTCGGCAAGACCGCGGAAGCCATTGCCGCAGAAGGCACTCCGCCCGCGGTCGTGCCGCACAAGGTGATGCCGGGCAACCGGCCGACGACCTCGATCCTCGCCACGAAGTTGACCCCCTCGGTGGTGGGTCAACTGATCGCTCTCTACGAGCATCAGGTGTTCACCGAGGGGGTCATCTGGGGGATCGACTCGTTCGATCAGTGGGGTGTCGAACTGGGCAAGACCCAGGCGAAGGCCCTGCTGCCGGTGATCACCGCGGAGGCGTCACCGGCTGAGCAGTCCGACTCGTCGACCGATGCCCTGGTACGCCGTTACCGCGTGGAGCGCGGGCGTTCGGCGTAGCCACTCCTACTTACGGTCCGGGGATCGTCGCGCAGCCCACGTTCGGGATGCAGCCGCTCGCACCACCGGGGCCCGCGGTTCCGCCGGGGCCGTAGGGAATTTCGCCGGTGGCGCCGCCAGGTCCGGCGGTGCCGCTCGGGCCGTAAGGAATCTCGCCGGTCGCGCCGCCGGGTCCGGCGCTGCCGCCGGGGCCATACGGAATTTCGCCGCTGGCACCGCCAGGGCCGGCCGTGCCGCCCGGGCCGTAAGGAATCTGGCCCGTCGCTCCGCCAGGTCCGGCCGTCCCGATATCGGCACACGGTGTGCCGTCGGCGTTGACGCACGGCGGCGGAGGTGGCGGCTCGGCCATCGAAACCGGGGCCAGTGCGATCCCAGCTGCCGCGCCTGCAATGAACATTGGGGTGAACAGCTTTGCCTTCATGAAGACCGTCTACCCACCAGCCCCGGTGGCTGAAACGTGACGCGGGGGGTCGCGGGGCGGCGTGTCGCGGGGCGGCGGCGGGTACCGACTTGCCCGGCTGTTTGCGACAAAGTCGCAGAAACAGCCCCTTGGGGCACTCCAACCCCTTGCACCCCAAAGGAAACATCCCACCAGCCCGACCAGCCTCAAAAATCCCGCTGTTGCTCACCGGCCCCAGGCCCGCTTGTGCGCGACTTCGTCGCGCTTATGCGGGCATGTGAAAGGTGCTAGCTGCCTGTGCTGTTGAGACAAATGTGTCGAACGCGGCTGTTGCCAGTGGTGTCAGTGAGCCCAGTGTCACGCCAGTTGCGCCCTCTGCGACTTTGTCGCGCACAGCCGGGCACAACAACACCCCGGCCCGGAGCCGTGACGGGTGTGGCCCTGTGACGAACCAGTGGCGAACCCCGCCTACGCGAAACGCTTGGTGTACTTCGGCGGCAGCAGCCGCATGACCTGGGTCAACGGCGCCCACGGCCAGCGCGGTACCACCGCGCGACCCTTTTCCTTCTCGATCGCGTCGACCATGGCGCGCACGCCGGTCTCGGTGTCGACCATCAGCATGGTCGTCGCCGACTTGGCCGTCATCTCCGATTCGATGTAGCCCGGCTCGATGACCGTCACGCGGATCGGCCCCTTGTCGTACTCGGCGCGCAGCGATTCGCCCAGCGACGTCATGCCCGCCTTCGACGCGCAGTACGCCGCCTTGCCGCCGGGTACGCCCGTGTTGCCCAGCACCGACGAGATCAGCACCAGATGCCCGCCACCGGATTTCTTGAACATCTCCAGCGCAGTCTCGATCTGCACCAGACCCGCGATCAGGTTGGTCTCCAGCGTGGCCTTGTTGGCCCACGGCTTGCCCTCGCCCAGCGGCCAGCCCTTGCCGATGCCGGCGTTGACGATCACGCGGTCGATCCCGCCGAGCTCGTCGGACAGCTCGCCGAACACACGTGGCACGGCCTCGTGGTCGTTGACGTCGAGCGCCGCGACGGCCACCTTGATGTAGGGGTGGCGGTCGGCCAACTCGGCCTGGAGCTCATCGAGACGCTCGGTACGACGCGCGCACAGGGCGAGGTCACGCCCCTTTGCGGCGAACTGGCGTGCCATGCCTGCTCCGAGGCCTGAGCTGGCACCGGTGATGAGGATCTTCTGACGGGTCACTTGTGCAGGATAACCTGGTTAGACAGCTGTCAAGAAATGCCCGCCGTACGGGATGGCCGCACCAGTATGAGCACCAGGACGATTGCCACGACGGGCACCACAGTGAGGATCCAGCCGAGGGTGTGGATCGCCTCGATCATGCTCGCCTCGGCACCCTCGACGACTTCGCGGGCACGTTGCGGATCCAGCACGTTGGCCCCCGCGACCGAGCCCGCGCCACCGTGGGCGGCCCGTAGCGCCTCACGGGCCTGCTCGACGGAGATTCCCGCGCCGGCCAGCTTGTCATGCCCGGACGACAGGAACACCGCGGTTCCGATCAGGGCGAAAACCGCCGGCCCGAGCGAGTAGGCAGCCTGTCCCACACCGCTTTTCACCGCCGCGACCGCACCGCTCAACTCGACGGGAGCGGTTTCCAGCATGATGGTGGCCTCGATGGTCTCGGCGACCGCGGAACCGATCGAATTGAACGCGACGGCGGCGAACACCACCCACATGGGACTGTGCTCGCCGAGCATCGTCAGCACCAGCAGCCCGGCCAGCAACAGCAGCATCCCCGCCACGAGCACGGCGCGACCACCCAACCGCGCCGCGACGCGGCCCGCCGCCGCGGCGGCGAATGCCGACAACAACGCGGCAGGCGCCATCAGGAGACCGAGCAGCGTGGTGGGTTCGTCCCGGATGGTGACGAGATAGAACGCGAGCAGGATCGTCGTGCCACCGGTCAGGAAATTGAAGCTGACCCCGGCGTACAGCGCGGCGTCGAACGCGCCGGATCGGAAGATCCGCATGTCCAGCGCCGGATCGGCGGTGCGCAGTTCGACAGCGACAAATGCGGCGCCGGTGACCAACCCGGCGACGATGCAGATGATCGCCGTGGCGTGCACCCCCGCCTGCAGGCGCGAGAGACCGTAAACCGTCGCGAGCAGTGCGGTGGCGACCAGCAGCAGTCCGCCTACATCGAGCCGGCGGGCGGCGCGAGGCGTCTCGGGTACGTACCGCAGCAGCAGCACGAGCGCGATGAGCGCGACCGCGGGGGCGACGAGAAAGCACGTGCGCCAGCCGATTTGCGCGGCGAGCAGGCTGCCGACCGCAGGCAGCGGAACCGCCACCGCGAAGCATGCCCCGAGATGCAGTGAGATTGCGATCGCGCGCCGCTCGGGCGGAAAGACCACATTGACGATGGCCAGCGACAATCCCAGCTGTAATGCGAACGCGACACCGACTGCGGCACGGGCGAATACGAGCACTGCGGCGTTGGGTGCCGCGGCGGCGAGGACACCGAAGACGACGGTGCCCACGAGGCCCAACGTGTACATGCGCCTCATGCCGTACTTGTCCCCGAGCGCACCCGCCCCCAGCACCGCGGCCGCCAGCGTGAGCGTGGCGATGCTCGCGACGAAGCTGGCGGTGCTGGCCGACATGTGCAGGCCTGCGCGCACCGCGGAGATGTTGGCCGACAGGATGACCGGGTCGGCCGCCGTGATGCTGGAACCCAAGCCTGTCGCGAGGATGGTCATGGTCGCGGCGGTGCCCGATACCCAGGTGGGCTGATCTGCTGTGACAGTCAATTTCCCTCACAATGCATCCGGGCGATGATGCGGATTCCCGAGCAATCTTGGCAGCGCCACGCTGCCGGGACAACGATATCGAAGTTATTGACGCAGAGGAAAGCCAAAGCCGCTGGTATTCATCGTAAAAACGGACCTATCCCAGCACCGGACGTGCTACAACTTCGCCTAGCCACGGCGGCTCTGAGCAAAGGAGCGGATCCCGGTGTCACTCAATGCTGCGGAGTTGTACGCCGCGAAACTCACCACGGCCGACGCCGCCGTGTCCCCGATCGCATCCGGCGAGACCGTGTCGTGCGGCATGGCGATCGGTCAACCACCGGCCTTGCTGAGCGCAACGGCAAACCGGCTACGGAGCGGAGACCTGGGCGGCATCCGGCTGTACTACAAGATCGCTATGGAGCCACTGGGCAAAACGCTGCTTGCCGAGGACGTCATCGAAAAGGTGGATGCCCACAGCTTTTTCGTCGGGGATCCCGACCACGAGACGATCAAGCGCCAGGTGCAGACCGGGCACAAACTCGTGAGCTTCGTGCCCGTGCATTTCAGCCAGATCCCCCGCTTGTTCGAGGAGATCATCGACCTCGACACGTTCCTGGTCACGGTGTCCCCCATGGACGCGGGCGGGTATTTTTCGTTGGGCACCAACAACGACTTCGCGTCGGTCGCCGCTCGCCGGGCCAAACGGCTGATCGTCGAGGTGAACCGCAACATGCCGCGGGTGTTCGGCCAGTCGCAGATCCACGTCAGCGAGGTGGCCGCGATCGTCGAGAACGACGTCCCGCTGATCGAGGCGGGCGCAGCCGAGCCGTCGCCAGAGGGGCTCGCCATCGGAGCCCTGGTGGCTCCCATGGTTCCCGACGGCGCCACCATCCAACTCGGCATCGGCAAGATCCCGGCAGGTGTCGCGCTGGCGCTGCAGGAACACTCGGACCTTGGCCTGCACACCGAACTCTTCTCACCGGTGATGGCGGACCTCATCCGCACCGGTGTGATCACCGGTGCGCGAAAGACCCGACACCCGCACAAGCACGTCTACACCGTGGCCTTCGGCACGACGGATTCCTACGCGTTCATGAACGACAACTCCGCGATCGAAAGCTATCCGTCGTCCTACGTCAACGACATCCGGACCATCGCGGCCCACGACGACTTCGTGTCGGTGAACACCGCGATCGAAATCGACCTCTACGGGCAGGTCAATGCCGAGTTCATCGGCGATCACGAATACAGCGGCTCAGGAGGGCAGTTCGACTTCGTCAAGGGCGCGTCCCTGGCGCGCAACGGGAAGTCGATCATCGCCCTGGCGTCGACGGCCAGGCACGGCACGGTGTCGACGATCGTGCCGAAGGTCGCGATGGTGACCGATCCGCGGATGGATGTCGAGTGGGTGGTCACCGAACACGGCGCCGTGAACCTGCGCGGCAAGTCGACCAAGGAGCGTGCCGACGCGTTGATCTCGATCGCTCATCCCGACCATCGGGCCGAATTGACCGCGGCCGCACGTAAAGTCACGTTGATCTGAGCGCGCCGTGGCCCTCATCCAGACCTCGCTGGCCGACGACGTCGGTACCGTCGCGTTCGACCGCGACACCAAACGCAACGCGCTCTCTGCCGAACTGATCGCGGAAACCATCTCTGCGCTCGACGGTTTCAAGCAGAAGCGCGCCCGCGTGGTCGTGCTGCGCAGCGCGTCAGCGGGCAAGGTGTGGTCAGCCGGCCATGACGTCGCGGAATTGCCGGTGGCCGACGTGGATCCGCTGCCCTACAACGATCCGCTTGAGCAGTTGCTGCGCGCGGTCAAGGGCTTCCCCGCCCCTGTCATCGCGATGGTGCACGGCTCGGTGTGGGGCGGTGCCTGCGATCTCGTGATCGCCTGCGACCTGGTCTACGGCGACGAGACTGCCGCGTTCGCGATCACGCCGGCCAAGCTCGGGCTGCCGTACAACGTCGGCGGATTCGTGAACTTCATGAGCCGGCTGCCGCTCAACGTGGTCAAGGAGATGTTCTTCTCGGCCGATCTCATAGACGCCGAGCGAGCCGAACGCGTCGGCATCGTCAACCAGATCGTGCCGGCCGACCAATTGCAGGACACCGTCTACACGATGGCGCGGACCATCGCGTCGCGGTCCTCGGCGGCTGTCGCCGCGGCCAAGGAATCGCTTCGGGTGCTGTCACAGGCAGTGTCGATCGACCCCGCGACCTTCGAATACCTCCACGGACTGCGTCGTGATGTGTACTTCGGGCCCGACTATCACGAAGGCACGCAGGCCTTCCTGGAGAAGCGAGCGCCGAAGTTCTGACGCGAGAAAGGAATCCAAGGTGAAGATCCGAGCACTGGCCGTGGCCGCGGCCGTCGTCGGCCTGGGCTACAGCGGCATCGCGCCGGCACCGCCGGCCCGCGCCGATCACCCACTGTGGGATTGCGGTGGCTATCCCGCCGACATCTGTGCCAACTTCCCGTGGAACGCCCACGCCGGTACGGCGTTCACGTGGAACGGGCCCGAGCCTCCCCCACTGGATTTCAACGAGGGCCGCTTCGCCGGATGTGACTACAACTGGTATTGCATCTGGCATCGCATCAGGGGTGAGAACGACCTCTGACGGCGGCTACTTGAGCAGCCGAGACATCCGCCGGTCGGCCAGCACCTTGCCCCCGGTCTGACACGTCGGGCAGTACTGGAACGACTTGTCGGCGAACGACACCTCCCGCACGGTGTCCCCGCAGACGGGGCATGGCAGCCCGGTGCGGGCGTGCACGCGAAGCCCGGAGCGCTTCTCGCCCTTGAGCGTTGCGGCCTGCTGGCCCACCGAGCGTTCGACCGCGTCGGTGAGCACCGAGATCATTGCGTCGTGCAAAGCGCCGAGCTGGGCATCGGAGAGTTTGTCAGCGGTCGCGAACGGCGACAGCTTGGCGACGTGCAGGATCTCGTCGCTGTAGGCGTTGCCGATGCCGGCGATCACCTTCTGGTCGGTGATGACGTTCTTGATCCGGCCCGAATGGCCTGCCAGCAGGGCTGCCAGCGCCGTCGAATCCAGTGAGAGCGCGTCCGGGCCGAGCGACGCGATCTGCGGCACGTCCATCGGATCGGAAACGACCCACACCGCGAGGCGCTTCTGCGTGCCGGCCTCGGTCAGGTCGAATCCCGTTCCCTCCCCCAGGTGCACGCGCAGCGCGATCGGGCCCTTCCCCGACGGCTTGAGCGGCGTGGGCGCGAGCTTGTCCGACCAGCGCAGCCACCCGGCCCGCGACAGATGCGTGATGAGCCACGCCTCTCCGGCCTTCAAGCCCAGGTACTTGCCCCACCGCCCGGCATCCGTGACGGGCTGACCGTGCAGTGCGGTCACCGGCGGATCGAACGTCTTGAGCACCGACAGCGCCGCGACGTCGACCCGCGCCACGGTGCGTCCGACGGCGTGCTGGCGCAGGTAGTCGGCCAGCGCCTCGACTTCGGGGAGTTCTGGCATGCCTCCCAGTGTGTCAGCCGAATGCCGAGCATGCTGTACACATGCCGGACCGGCCCGCACCCAAGCCGACGACGAACCCGCTGCGCCGCATCTTCGTGCTCAACCCGGCGCCGCGGCGCTGGCCGTTCGCACTGCGGGCCGGGGTCTGCATGGCGGTGCCGGTGCTGGTCGGCTGGCTGGCGGGCGACACCGCGGCCGGTCTGATCGCGACCATCGGCGGGTTCACGTCGCTGTACGGCAGCGGCAGGCCGTACCTCAACCGCGGGGTCTACCTCGGCGTGGTCGCGGCATGTTTCGCCGTCGCGGTGGCGCTGGGCGACTGGGCCGCGGCGACACCGTGGCTCGGCATCGTGACGGTGTCGGTCATCGCCGTGATCGCGGTACTGGTGTGCCACGCGCTGGCCATCGGTCCGCCGGGGGCGTACATGTTCGTGCTCGCCTGCGCCGCGGGCACCGGGGTCGCCAGTGCGCACCTGTCCCCGGTCCGGATTGCCGCGCTGGTGGCCGCGGGTGGCGCGTTCGCGTGGGTCGTGCACATGGTCGGTGCGCTCGTGCGGCCCCGCGGGCCGGAACGCGCCGCGGTCGCAGCCGCGGCCGACGCCGTCGCGGGATACCTCGATGCCATCGGCGGGGATGCGGCTGCCGAGGCCGAGGCGCGGCACCGGGCCGCTCACCTGCTGCACAGCTCGTGGGTCACGCTCGTCACGTTCGAGCCCGTGCAGCCCAAACCCGACGACACGCTGTACCGGCTGCGCGTGGTCAACCGTAAGCTGCACGCCCTGTTCGCCGAAGCGATGCGCGCGGCCGACGCCGGCCGACCGGCACCCGAAGGCGGGGCCGCGCTGGCCCGGCACCTGGCAACCGTGCCCGCCGACGCCGTCACCGACGAGCATGGCGCGGAAGGCGTTCCGCTCGGTCGCCCCAGCGCGGTCTCATTGTTGCGGCGCGCTGTCACCCCCGGCTCGGAGTCCCTGCGCCTGGCCGCGCGTGCCGGTGTCGCAGTGCTCATCTCGGGCGTCATCGCCTCCGCGCTGACCATGAACCACGCCTACTGGGCGATGGCGTCCGCGGTGCTGATCCTGCACCAGGGCTTCGATTGGCTACGCACCGTGACACGCGGCGTCGAACGCACGCTGGGCACGCTCGTGGGGCTGGGCGTGGCCGGGATCATCCTCGCGCTGCACCCGCAGGGGCTGTGGCTCGTATTGATCATCGGCGCACTGCAATTCACGGTCGAGATGTACGTCATGCGCAACTACACGCTGGCCGTCGTGTTCATCACTCCGGCCGCGCTGACCATCGCGGCGGGCGGAATGCCGGTGGCCGACCTGGGCGAACTGCTGCTGGCGCGCGGCGGCGACACGCTGATCGGTTGTGCGGTGGCACTTTCGGTGTACTGGCTGACGCAGCGCAGGCGTGCACCGACCGGGCTGAGCACCGCGATTGCCGCGACGCTCGACGCCGTCGACACAGCGTTGACGCACCTGGCCGCAGGCGTCGTCACGTCCGATCGAGCCCGCACCGACCGCCGCGATCTGCAACTGCGGACGATGGCCCTGCTGCCTGCCTACGACGCGGGCATCGGTGGTTCCTACGCGCAACGCGTTGCCGCCGAAGGCATGTGGCCGGCTGTGGTCACCGCCGAGCAGCTGGCCTACCGCACCCTGGCGGCGTGCTGGGCCCTCGAGCACGACAACGACACCGAGGCCGCACGCGACACCGCGGCGGCGTTGGCCGAGCAGGTGTCAGCGGTCCGGCTGCCAGACCAGGGACAGTAGCCAGCTCACGATCGACAGCACGATCGCGGCCCAGATCGCAGTCCACCAGAAGTCATCGATCTGCAGACCCCAGTGCGTCGTGTGCTCGGTGATCCACGACGTGATCCACAGCATGAACGCGTTGATGACGATGTGGATCAGGCCCAGCGTCAGGATGTAGAGCGGGATCGACAGGATCTGCACGACCGGTTTGATGATCGCGTTGACCACGCCGAAGATCACCGCGACGACGAAGATGATCCCGACCCGGGCGAGCGCGGAATCCTCACCCCCGACAAAGCTCATCCCCGGCACGATCAGCGTGACAATCCACAGCGCGAGCCCGGTCAGCCCGGCACGCAACAGAAATGAGCCCATGGCGCTCAGTCTGCCGACCGAAGCAGGTAGGTGTCCATGATCCAGCCGTGCCGGTCGCGGCCCTCGGCCCTGACCCGCACGATCTCGTCCCCGACCTCGCCCACGGTCCCGGCCACCAGGAGTTCGTCGGGCGTGCCGAGATAGGCACCCCACCAGATGCGGGTCTCTGGCGGACAGTGCTGAAACGAGCAGTCGGCGTCGAGCATCACCACTGCACTGCCTGCCAGGCCCTCCTCGCGCAGCTTGCGGCCCGTGGTGATCAACACGGGTTCGCCGACGTCGTTGAGCGGGATGCGGTGCCGCGCCGTCAGCACCTGGA
Proteins encoded:
- a CDS encoding NAD-dependent succinate-semialdehyde dehydrogenase → MAIEDLISSVPTGLWIGGEERAASSTFDVLDPSDDHVLASVANATADDATAALDAACAVQADWAATPPRERGEILRSVFEKITERADDIAALMTLEMGKVLAESKGEVKYGAEFFRWFAEEAVRIDGRFQTSPAGTGRILVTKQAVGPCYAITPWNFPLAMGTRKMGPAFAAGCTMIVKPAQETPLTMLLLAKLMDEAGLPKGVLSVLPTNDARGVSTALIDDGRLRKLTFTGSTGVGKALVKQSADKLLRTSMELGGNAPFIVFDDADVDAAVEGAVLAKMRNGGEACTAANRFHVANSVREEFTDKLVKRMSEFTLGKGIDPSSTLGPLINSNQVATVTELVSDAVSRGATVAVGGVAPGGPGNFYPATVLTDVPADARILKEEVFGPVAPITGFDTEEEGLKAANDTEYGLAAYVFTQSLDRALRVAEAIESGMVGINRGVISDPAAPFGGIKESGFGREGGTEGIDEYLDTKYIALTK
- a CDS encoding SDR family oxidoreductase, with the translated sequence MTRQKILITGASSGLGAGMARQFAAKGRDLALCARRTERLDELQAELADRHPYIKVAVAALDVNDHEAVPRVFGELSDELGGIDRVIVNAGIGKGWPLGEGKPWANKATLETNLIAGLVQIETALEMFKKSGGGHLVLISSVLGNTGVPGGKAAYCASKAGMTSLGESLRAEYDKGPIRVTVIEPGYIESEMTAKSATTMLMVDTETGVRAMVDAIEKEKGRAVVPRWPWAPLTQVMRLLPPKYTKRFA
- the pgi gene encoding glucose-6-phosphate isomerase; amino-acid sequence: MSADISSTPAWQALSKHFDDIGDKHLTELFAEDPKRGTELTLTVGDLYIDYSKHRVTRETLKLLTDLARAAGLEQRRDAMFAGEHINTSEDRAVLHTALRLPADAELTVDGQDVVADVHDVLNRMGDFTDRLRSGEWTGATGERIKTVVNIGIGGSDLGPVMVYDALRHYADAGISARFVSNVDPADLVATLDGLDPATTLFIVASKTFSTLETLTNATAARRWLTAALGDAAVSKHFVAVSTNKKLVDDFGINTDNMFGFWDWVGGRYSVDSAIGLAVMAVIGRERFAEFLAGFHLVDEHFRTAPLEANAPALLGLIGLWYSDFFGAQSRAVLPYSNDLSRFAAYLQQLTMESNGKSVRADGSPVDVDTGEIFWGEPGTNGQHAFYQLLHQGTRLVPADFIGFSQPTDDLPTADGTGSMHDLLMSNFFAQTQVLAFGKTAEAIAAEGTPPAVVPHKVMPGNRPTTSILATKLTPSVVGQLIALYEHQVFTEGVIWGIDSFDQWGVELGKTQAKALLPVITAEASPAEQSDSSTDALVRRYRVERGRSA
- a CDS encoding acetyl-CoA hydrolase/transferase family protein — its product is MSLNAAELYAAKLTTADAAVSPIASGETVSCGMAIGQPPALLSATANRLRSGDLGGIRLYYKIAMEPLGKTLLAEDVIEKVDAHSFFVGDPDHETIKRQVQTGHKLVSFVPVHFSQIPRLFEEIIDLDTFLVTVSPMDAGGYFSLGTNNDFASVAARRAKRLIVEVNRNMPRVFGQSQIHVSEVAAIVENDVPLIEAGAAEPSPEGLAIGALVAPMVPDGATIQLGIGKIPAGVALALQEHSDLGLHTELFSPVMADLIRTGVITGARKTRHPHKHVYTVAFGTTDSYAFMNDNSAIESYPSSYVNDIRTIAAHDDFVSVNTAIEIDLYGQVNAEFIGDHEYSGSGGQFDFVKGASLARNGKSIIALASTARHGTVSTIVPKVAMVTDPRMDVEWVVTEHGAVNLRGKSTKERADALISIAHPDHRAELTAAARKVTLI
- a CDS encoding MFS transporter yields the protein MTVTADQPTWVSGTAATMTILATGLGSSITAADPVILSANISAVRAGLHMSASTASFVASIATLTLAAAVLGAGALGDKYGMRRMYTLGLVGTVVFGVLAAAAPNAAVLVFARAAVGVAFALQLGLSLAIVNVVFPPERRAIAISLHLGACFAVAVPLPAVGSLLAAQIGWRTCFLVAPAVALIALVLLLRYVPETPRAARRLDVGGLLLVATALLATVYGLSRLQAGVHATAIICIVAGLVTGAAFVAVELRTADPALDMRIFRSGAFDAALYAGVSFNFLTGGTTILLAFYLVTIRDEPTTLLGLLMAPAALLSAFAAAAAGRVAARLGGRAVLVAGMLLLLAGLLVLTMLGEHSPMWVVFAAVAFNSIGSAVAETIEATIMLETAPVELSGAVAAVKSGVGQAAYSLGPAVFALIGTAVFLSSGHDKLAGAGISVEQAREALRAAHGGAGSVAGANVLDPQRAREVVEGAEASMIEAIHTLGWILTVVPVVAIVLVLILVRPSRTAGIS
- the scpB gene encoding methylmalonyl-CoA decarboxylase; translation: MALIQTSLADDVGTVAFDRDTKRNALSAELIAETISALDGFKQKRARVVVLRSASAGKVWSAGHDVAELPVADVDPLPYNDPLEQLLRAVKGFPAPVIAMVHGSVWGGACDLVIACDLVYGDETAAFAITPAKLGLPYNVGGFVNFMSRLPLNVVKEMFFSADLIDAERAERVGIVNQIVPADQLQDTVYTMARTIASRSSAAVAAAKESLRVLSQAVSIDPATFEYLHGLRRDVYFGPDYHEGTQAFLEKRAPKF